Proteins encoded by one window of Funiculus sociatus GB2-C1:
- a CDS encoding response regulator transcription factor, whose protein sequence is MIPQEMLKHLVEQVDASSPSKVLQKSEQTVNEVIFESDVDGIRYYVVRCSPSFRNQITLSPRELAIARLVAQGLPNKCIGNQLGITHWTVATYLRRIFSKLGVTFRTAMIARLIEKNLL, encoded by the coding sequence ATGATTCCGCAAGAAATGCTGAAACACCTCGTAGAGCAAGTAGATGCTTCTTCTCCATCGAAAGTGCTTCAAAAATCTGAGCAGACGGTGAATGAGGTAATATTTGAGTCAGATGTTGACGGAATACGCTATTATGTGGTAAGGTGCAGCCCTAGTTTTAGGAATCAGATTACTTTAAGTCCGCGTGAACTGGCGATCGCGCGTTTGGTGGCACAGGGTCTACCTAACAAGTGCATTGGGAACCAGCTTGGCATCACCCATTGGACTGTCGCTACTTATTTGCGGCGAATTTTTAGCAAACTAGGTGTAACTTTTAGAACAGCTATGATCGCGCGGCTTATAGAAAAAAATTTGCTGTAA
- a CDS encoding CRR6 family NdhI maturation factor encodes MTTTIALNSNIIHSLDLSPVQTVIEKLLQEEAIASGEQQLLFDIDYPREPEDPRELSEIPEVRLWFLRLDSRYPWMPFLLDWKSGEFARYAAMLIPHQFHRTEGIQYNPEALEIFVMQKIFVLSDWMQQMGIPSQSRLKSMAKMLGYELDDAFFELVR; translated from the coding sequence ATGACGACGACAATCGCGCTAAATTCTAACATCATTCACAGTTTGGATCTGTCGCCAGTGCAAACGGTAATCGAAAAGCTGTTGCAAGAAGAGGCGATCGCATCCGGGGAACAGCAGCTGCTTTTTGACATCGACTACCCCCGCGAACCGGAAGATCCACGAGAACTTTCAGAAATCCCAGAAGTACGACTTTGGTTTCTTCGCCTGGATAGTCGCTATCCTTGGATGCCGTTTCTGCTGGATTGGAAATCTGGCGAATTTGCCCGCTATGCCGCCATGCTGATACCACACCAGTTCCATCGTACAGAGGGGATTCAATATAACCCAGAAGCCCTAGAGATTTTTGTAATGCAAAAAATCTTTGTTTTGTCGGATTGGATGCAGCAGATGGGAATACCTAGCCAATCGCGGCTGAAGTCAATGGCTAAAATGCTGGGTTACGAGTTGGATGATGCTTTTTTTGAACTGGTGCGCTAA
- a CDS encoding pyridoxine 5'-phosphate synthase — protein MPTLGVNIDHIATIRQARRTVEPDPVAAAVLAELGGADGITVHLREDRRHIQDRDVRLLRQTVRTHLNLECAPTSEMVAIALDIKPDYVTLVPEKREEVTTEGGLDVASSIDRIGEIVTSLQNALIPVSLFIDAEKAQIEAAATMKAKFIELHTGCYAEAKDEASREKELAALAKGCEIAIAAGIRVNAGHGLTYWNVYPVACLEGMEELNIGHTIISRAALVGMERAVREMKQAIRGAGG, from the coding sequence TTGCCTACACTTGGCGTGAATATCGATCATATTGCCACCATTCGGCAGGCACGGCGGACAGTAGAACCAGATCCCGTAGCAGCTGCGGTGCTGGCGGAACTTGGGGGTGCTGATGGCATTACCGTGCATCTGCGTGAAGATCGACGGCACATCCAAGACCGGGATGTGCGATTATTGCGGCAGACAGTGCGGACTCATTTGAATTTGGAGTGCGCCCCTACGTCGGAAATGGTAGCGATCGCTCTCGACATCAAACCTGATTATGTCACCCTCGTTCCCGAAAAAAGGGAAGAAGTAACGACAGAAGGCGGATTAGATGTCGCATCCTCAATCGACAGGATAGGCGAGATAGTGACAAGCTTGCAAAATGCTTTAATTCCTGTCAGCCTATTTATCGATGCCGAAAAAGCCCAAATCGAGGCAGCTGCAACGATGAAGGCAAAGTTTATCGAACTGCACACGGGTTGCTACGCTGAGGCGAAAGACGAAGCCAGTAGGGAGAAGGAATTAGCCGCCTTAGCCAAAGGATGCGAAATTGCGATCGCAGCTGGCATTCGAGTCAACGCGGGACACGGACTCACCTACTGGAACGTTTACCCCGTAGCTTGCCTTGAGGGTATGGAAGAACTCAATATAGGTCATACCATCATCAGTCGCGCAGCACTCGTCGGCATGGAACGAGCAGTGCGAGAGATGAAACAAGCAATTCGAGGGGCTGGGGGCTAG
- a CDS encoding MgPME-cyclase complex family protein translates to MQTYYYVLASQRFLLEEEPFDEVLKERIRNYNEQEKEIDFWLVKQPAFLEAPEMATIKAKCPQPAAAVISTNSQFITWLKLRLEFVLTGEFQAPNESIPDPLASLSPVS, encoded by the coding sequence ATGCAAACTTACTACTACGTTTTGGCAAGTCAACGTTTTTTACTAGAAGAAGAACCCTTTGACGAAGTGTTGAAAGAGCGCATCCGCAACTACAACGAACAAGAAAAAGAAATTGATTTTTGGTTAGTTAAACAACCTGCATTTTTGGAGGCCCCAGAAATGGCAACAATCAAAGCTAAGTGTCCCCAACCTGCCGCCGCTGTAATTTCTACAAATTCCCAATTTATTACCTGGTTAAAGCTGCGGTTAGAGTTTGTACTTACTGGGGAATTTCAAGCACCCAACGAGTCTATTCCCGATCCGTTGGCTTCCCTTTCACCAGTGTCCTGA
- a CDS encoding divergent PAP2 family protein, translated as MQDFAHILENHVLVVATLACLIAQASKIIVELVQHGKVNVRVLVTTGGMPSAHSALVTALATGIGQTLGWASTEFALATIFAVIVMYDAAGVRQAAGKQARILNQIIDELFQEHPKFNEDRLKELLGHTPFQVIVGSALGIAVSCLAGPAY; from the coding sequence ATGCAGGACTTTGCCCATATCCTAGAAAACCATGTGCTAGTGGTTGCTACCCTGGCTTGTTTAATCGCTCAAGCATCCAAGATAATCGTTGAATTAGTCCAACATGGCAAGGTAAATGTGCGTGTCTTAGTAACCACTGGTGGAATGCCTAGCGCCCATTCAGCATTAGTAACAGCCTTGGCTACCGGAATTGGGCAAACGCTGGGATGGGCTAGCACTGAATTTGCTCTCGCCACCATTTTTGCGGTCATCGTCATGTACGATGCCGCAGGTGTCCGTCAAGCCGCGGGTAAGCAAGCTCGTATTCTGAACCAAATCATTGACGAACTATTCCAAGAACACCCTAAATTTAACGAAGACCGACTCAAGGAGTTGTTAGGACATACACCGTTTCAGGTGATTGTTGGTTCAGCATTAGGTATCGCCGTCTCCTGTTTAGCTGGGCCTGCTTATTAG